acccaGGTGACATATCCAATTAAATAATGTCATTAGAACTATTTTGACAAATAAGTTCATATGTGCATGGCAAGGATCTCGTGGTCAGCTTATtgaaacattttctataaaaacttTAATAAGTAGGAATTTAGGAGGACAGGTAGAGACACATTCCTCATGGGAGGCAAGTCATAGCATAGCAGCCAACTTCAGGTcacaatagagagagagagagagagagagagatgatccCCACAAAAGAGCAAGAAATTTGTtatgagaagagaaagagagagaggagagagagagagagagagagagagagagagagagagagagagagagagagaggagttatGCTTGGTTTAGAAGGACAGCTTGGGGTCACATGAGATTTAAAAGGTAAGTGGACTGttaccatattttaaagatattatTAGAATGATATGGAAGATACACTTAAATGATTGGAGGATACAATAAATGGTATGCAAGCAACTAAAAATAGCTACGCTACTAATAAGCAGACGGACAATATTAGCAAATGATCTGATGTAGCTATAGAAATCCAAAAGTGATTAGACAGCGGTAACTCAAATAGCACAgcccttttctttgattttaaaaaataaggtCCAGATTAAGCCCCGTGATGCATGTGAAAAACAGTCATTAGATATGACTAAACAATCTAATTGTGATTTCTAAATTTTGGGGCAGCAACATGCCGCCTTCTCTCCCCAAAATTAGTCACAAGATGATCACAACTTCCCAAGGTTGTCGACTCCTACAAATGGTACCAAGAAATAGTCGAGACATGTCAATGATTTACACGAGACAGCAAAATTAGAACTTTCAAAACCATGGACAGAAAAAATAGGAGATTTTAAAGGAGAGAAATAGAAAGATGAATAATATTCTAGAGTTTCAAGGCTACAAATTATGGGAGAAACATTGGTTGTCTGTTATAATCAAGGCCCTAGAGTTCGCCCTATTGGTCCCTATAGGTTGGCTCAAATAACCTTGACATGCAGACAATACAAAAAGGGGTATTGTCAAGGTTTTAGAGAACTATGGACGACGAATCATGAGCAGTTTTATGGGTTTTGAACTGTGAAGTTACAATATATTATTATGAACTTCGAAGCACAGAGACTACATGACAAATGGCCCCAGGAGTCCTACAAGCAAACATGGAAGCATAAAATGCCAATGTGGATAGAGATGCAAATCTTTATGAATAAGTTCCACAAAACCGGTACCAGAAATCTTACCTGTATATTATCGATTCGGCATCATACAATCCTACAGTATGCACCCCCAGCTGAGACAGGCTTCCGACACTTTTTCTCACCCCCAAACATGGTACTGCACAAAACTGAATGGTACAAGTTCGTACCAGGTGGAACAAGATGCTTCTGCTTAGTTTGGACCATACGGATTGGTTTGAATATACCGAATCAAATCTCAGTACTATATTGGTATCTTGCCAGTACAGTATCATATGATTAGTGCGGGACGGTAGCAAGCTTTACCTATGAAGGATAGTTCCTTTCTATGGAGTACCAATGTTCTTTATTCATCAAATTCTATTGTGTTTATCATGAAGGGAGCAATATGGATGAATACATTTGAAAATTCTACAAACTATCCTTACAAGCAAGAGTGTATGAGTTTAAGAAGATGATGATAGTGAGGTATTAGACTGGTCTTAGACTCCATAACATAATCAAGACAACATGAAAGCTTTCAAACTTTCCACCATCAAAGAGACCTAATAGATAGCATTATGACATACTTCATAAATTTATGACACCACAAAGATGCATCTCCATGTTGTATAATTAGCTGCTACTTAGTTGAGTAGCCTTGCCAAGGTTCAACATCAAACAAATCCCCCCCCCctcaacaaaaaaagaagaagaaaagaaaatcaatcATATTACCGAATTATCGAAGCAACAAGAAAATTCAAGTAAAATGGAGCATAAGAACAGGGAAATAACTTGTAAGTTAAAGACCAGCACTAAGTGGATCGCATTACAGCCAACATATGCCATCCTTCTCATACCACAATTCAATAGGCCATCACCAAAAGTTTACTATCTTATTAAGGTGAACTAGATCATTGTTAAGTGAAGACCTTATAGCAATTTTAAAGACTAAGGGGCTGTTTGGGTGCGGGAATTCATGGCTTGGGCATTTTATTTGGATATGGCCCATATTGAATCAATATCCCTGTAGCTCAAATGACTCAAATCTTATAGGAGCAAAAAAAGGACCTCcatgaatctttttttttttttcctgcagaTCAACAGCCCCACAAACTAGGATATAGCCTAGGACTCAGGCAAGCTCTTAGAAGACTTCGGGCTAGGCAGGCCAATAGGCCCAATTCATGTAGGATATTCATGCAGGAATATCCACATAGGCTCTAAAAGGAATCAATTTTAGCCGGATCTCATTTACCCTTTCCCTCCAAATCACATTCAAAAGTTCATCACGTGACATAGAATGAATGACCGTATTGGACTATGTAAATGGAGTTAAAGTTTCAAAATAATGCATAAAGCAAATTGTACCTGGAATTTAGCTAATGGTACCCTCGCAAGTCAATCGAACAAATCCACCCTAATATCTGACATCACAGCATCCCCCTCATCATCCACCCTTCCACCAGCCGATCCTCCTCCCCCTTCCACCGGCCATTCCGATGACACCGTCTCCCCACTGGTAGCCGGCCCAGACGACCCCGTCTCAGCCTGCGCCATCTGAGTGGGGGATGCCTCACCCACCGCGGACGCTGACGGCCGCGCTCGCAGCATCTGGCGGTGCCTCCTCCTGATGCGGTGGAGCGCGGTCCGGATGGCCAGGACTCCACCGCCATCAtccccatcatcatcatcatcatcatcatcaaagaaGCTCCCGAACCGGACAGACATGCGGGGTCGGCGGTGGTCCGCGGCGGCGGGGGCGGCGGAGGAGTCGACGGAGGGGAGGCGGAAGCGGCAGACGGGGCAGGAGTTGTGGAGGGAGAGCCAGGGGACGATGCAGTCAGAGTGGTAGAGGTGGGAGCAAGGGAGCTGGCGGGCGTTGGAATGGAGGGGGAACTCGTCCTTGCAGACGGCGCAGAGGAGGGAGGGGTTGGAGATCTGGACGGAAGGGAGGGCGTCGATGGAGGCTTGGGGGGCCGGCGATGGCCCACGGACGGGGAGGGGGAGGGTGAGGGAGCGGCCTTCTCCGGCGGTGAGTTGGCGGATGAGGCGGCGGAGGTAGGCCTGGTTTAACGCGCGCCGGCGGCGGCGTCGGTCGTCGCCGTCGGGGGAGTCGCCGATGCCGTCGACGTCGTCAGGGTCGTCGGAGTCAGAGTCGGAGTCGGAAAGGgagagggttagggttagggtttggtcGTGGCGGGGAGGGGGGGAGGCGGGGAGCTCCATCTCCTCGAGGAATTCGCCGCGGCACTCGGGGCAGAGGAGAtggggaggggaggaggaggaggaggaggatgaggaggagggaaggagcgTCACGCTCATGTCGCACTCGTGGCACCAGAAAGTCAGGGGTTGACGGCCCGCGGTGCTGCCGCCGGAGTTGGCGGCGTAGCCCTCTCCGCCGCTCACACCAGCGGCGTGGTTGTTTTGGTTCGGCGGAAGGGCGGCGGAGGACGCCATGTCTctccgcctctctctctctctctccctccctcccctcttTCTTCGAGAAAAGAAAtgaggaaaagaaaggctggctctttcttggaaaaaaagaaatgaaaaggaaaagaCGGGACTCCCGACCAATGGATGACTCGATGGAACGAAATCTGTGGCCGGTCTCTTTGCATGTTTACTGATTACATTTAGCAGGCGCAAGACAAAAAGAGCAATGTCGCTTTGGCCGAGTGGTTAAGGCGTGTGCCTGCTAAGTACATGGGGTTTCCCCGCGAGAGTTCGAATCTCTCAGGCGACggttactttttctttttttaatacgCTCATGCACAAAAAACTTATAGATTATGCTTCAGATAAATCTCCAATAAAACTCGCCAACTTTTAGATGCACCCTCAACAAAGACCACTTCAACAAAGTATCGCCTTGCTATTAATTTTGAACATGGTTTTTTAAAACATAAAGAAATAAGTATTTTCAGCACCAAACTCATTGCTGTCGAATAAGATCAGCTCATTTCTATCATTAGAATGCAAGTGTTTCATATTGTTCCCGAACATACTTCTAAGATACTCATGGCCTCCATACAGAATAAACAATAAGACTGCAGTGTAGGTTGTAAAAGAAGATCACAAAAAGCCGAGAAACATTCTCAAAGAAGCTTATGCTGCAGTCTCTTGCTATCATGGTGGCCTGAGAGTGTTCTTAGGGGCACTTATCCAGGGACTACCAGCAATGGCAAACCTCCATGGAGCACCGACATGCTCAGGCAATGCATATTCAATGCCAACGCGTGGACCGATCAAAATTTTCTCCGGCTCAGGTCCATCTAATACTTCCAATCCCCCTGGAAACGAAATAATGCAACAAAAGTTGAAGGAACACTGACTAATATGCATCGATAAGAGATTTATTATTGCAAACCCGCCGCTCTTACCAGGGGTGTAGAGAGGATGGCTTGACCAAGCAGTCGTAATGCCAAGTGCCTGACCAACCTAGCGATAAAAATAAACACATAACATTTAGGAAAGTCAGACCTATTGCTCTTTTAAGAACTGAGTGTGGAAAGTAACTTAAATGATGGCTCTTTTTCGACCCCATCTAATAATATTAACAACCCACGGCATGAGAAagtgagagagggggagggagagattgCTTTTGAATTGTCGAAGCTGTCGGATGTTAGAAGTTTTGCAGCTAATTCACAACTACATATTTGCCACCCAACTAACCAGTCATGCAGCAAAGAGAAGGCAAATAATTCCTTATGTTcctgattttcttttatttccctctcctttctctctgtATTCACCCTTCTAAGAAAAATCTTACAGATGTACCAACTATAAGAAATTCCAGTCAACAACATTTGTAGTTACAACTTAGATAACCTGGAATCGGTAGTTATAGACCTCCTTGAGGTCGTGGCAATGTGCTAAatgtttcaaatataattttacCTTTTTTCTCTGTGTATCTGCATTAGATGCTCAAAACGTATTTTATTTTGCATGAGAAAATACATGATAACTGCACAGGGCTTGTTACTCATGGTCTGAGAAGGTTGCATCTTAAAATAGTGCAGGCTCATGAGAATGAACAGCTCTGAGGGTAAACTTAACATCACAATTGTGTAAGGGACTAAATACTCCACAGCGCAGAGCTTGGTTGGCAGCTGCGACAGGTGAATGTGCTTGTTCAGAATTTTGATGAACATCTTAAGTCACAGGAGTTATCTCAAACAAAGAATACTGCCCTAGCACAAAACAGAATAGCAGAATAAAATTTTAGAGGATCTTCTGTTTTTAGCTAGAGCCTAAAAATGGCAttcaaataaattataaaaaaaaatctacaacTAACAAGCATACCACCAACAACTAAGATACAAATGTGaacttattttagaaaaaaaatataaagttgGATTATTAATTCATTACTTTCATTCACATATGAAAGTTTATAAATCACAAATGATCCATAATCATAAAACAGGCCCCCTTTGATGACCAGCCATTACAGTCTCCAATAGGAACACTTCCAAAAGTCATAATTCCCTCAAGATTTACTAAATTTTGATCtttggcaaaaacagaaaaaacagACTTGATGGCAAAAACTAAGTTAATGACATAtagtaaaaacagaaaaaaaaaagatggtaaAATATATTGAGGGTGAATTACTAACTTTTCCTGGCCCAGTCAGTAGGACAGGCTTGTCAGTCATCTGACCTCGACGTTCCtgaatggtttccaaacctgcAGTTCATGATGGTGTCAAAAGTGATCTCCCCAATTAGCAGTGAACTGCTGACTCAAACAACTGAAGGCACCATTTGAGTCATATGTGCCATATCAAACATAACGGTATTATTGATAGGGAATCTGTTGTGATAACTAACTATATGCTCAATTTTTACAAGAACCATATAACAGTGATTCAACACAGACAATCATCAAAGCTGTTCATAGAAGGGCATATAACTTAACAAGGTTAGATCTAAACAAAATTATCCTATTGTGAAGCTCACAAAATAGTCTCCAAATTATGAAAGAATTTATTAAGATATTTGTTGATAGGTGTTGTGCATAATTAaggttttgagaaaaaaatggagCTTACAGAGAGAAGAATGCATTCTGGAAAAATTTGAAATTGTTTAGCTTTTTTGAAGAAACAAAAAGCCAAGATCTTTTCAAGCTTCACCACCCTTTCTCAGGAAAACAGGAATTTTAGGTTATATTCAACTAAGGAAATAACTGAATACTTCGACAAAAGAAACGGATTCTTAGTTTCTGAATGAATGTCAATGAACGATAACTTTTACAGATGATGAAGAGGGAATacataaagaattaaaaaaaggaaTTTCAAATAATAAAGATATTAGCAGAGGAATGTTGTGTGATTCTCAATATATAGTAGTTCTTTATGTGTACATGAAATTTTCAATTTTACCTTTTTAATTGCACTGAGAATCTAAAACTCTAAATTAAACTGTCAGTGCTTTCCAAAAATCAAGCATGATAaagtcaaaggtcaagtggtaTTAAACAACATTTATCCAAGGGCTTTCTTCGAATTCAACAGCACAAGAGTGGAATGACAATTCAATTTATTCAAGTTCTTCTTTCGCAAGTGCACACCATGTTACATAACAAGAAGAGGGATACAAGGAAGTACCTGGTAAGAAAGTGATCAACAGGTTCTGATAACCATGATGAACAAAGATCAAAATTATTTCATTGAGAGGACTGATGGTATAAACCCATGAAGTTATAGGTTACAAATGAAAATGGAAAAATGGCAATGCGACCAAGTATTTAATAAGTGATATGAGCAAGAAAGAAACATAGAAGCTCGAACAGAGAGGCCAACATGCATAGACACCCACATCCACTCACGCATGCGATAAAGagtgagggagagagggaggaggacaAGGAGGAGGCAGGATAGCCAAACCAAGACGAACAGAAGAACATACTTGGGACATCAgccaagatctttgaactcttcCAAATTATTCCAGCCAACAGCACCAAGAGCTCACTAAAAATCTGGAGTAACATTTGGAAGTTTCTATAGTCCTCCTGATTCTGTTACATGTCCTATTGTTCCTTCCCAACCAAATAGAGTAAAATTTCAAAGAATTTACTTCCAAAAAAATGTTGGTTCTCCTAATATTAAGTGCTGCAGAAACTAGTTAAATCCTCCAAAGATTCTGGCTGAAGGATAGGATGATTACATGGCACAAATATCATAATTATCACACAatgttaaaagaaaagaaaaacgatTCCCGAATCCACAAACTCCTCATGCTCATTATAGGAACTGGAAAGTGCATTTATCCTCCTTATCCTGAATGATGACTTCATCCAAGCACCGCACTAGTAGGCAGTTGGAGGATGGATTTATAAAGATGGGCAGTTGGAAGATGAGTTTATGAAGATGGCTATCTCTGAAGCAGCAAAATCCGCCTTCAGCCAAGaagatagatcaaaagctgATATGAGATGTTCAAGGAAAAACAGCAAACATGTTTATAGAAAGTGATGTGTTAAACCATCATGCAGCAAGGGAGAATATGATTACCATAGGAGTACAATGGTTTAAAAAGATCTGTAGAGACAAGTTCCACTAATTGGAAAGAAGCTTGTTACATATGCATACAgttatcttttttatttaagATTCCAAAGATTTTAATCACCATTGCATTTATAGTTCACTAGCATACAACACCACATATATTATTAACACATTGTCCACAGAACAATCATGAAGAGAAACATTTGGTGAGTGTTGCTTAAAAACCCATGAAGAATGGAATTTTGACACATTCAAGTGAATTCAGAATGTTGAAACTACTTGACACAATTACGTTTCCACGTACCACTGACAGGAGAACACGAGCGAATCAAAACTGCAGCACCCACTCCTTGCTTATCCGCCACAATGTTGAGCATCACGTGGAGGCCATAGCACAGATACACATACGCATGCCCTCCCGGCCCAAACTACCCCACCAAAACACCCATCCATTCATTAAAATCTAAACATACAACTTAAACATCAAAAAAGAAGTTCTTTTGGAGAAGCATAACAGAAACTTAAGAAAAGTTTAAGAaaagaaggatttttttttggagaaagcTGAATTAGATTATATGTTATATATTTAAATACAGTAAGAATGATCTCTAAAAAATATTATGATAATTTTACAGGTAAATAGAACATGAGGGGAAAATTAGAACTTACAACTGGTGCTGTCCGCGTTGTAATGCCGAATCGACCATGGCATGCCGAATCATCCG
This portion of the Phoenix dactylifera cultivar Barhee BC4 chromosome 11, palm_55x_up_171113_PBpolish2nd_filt_p, whole genome shotgun sequence genome encodes:
- the LOC120112361 gene encoding E3 ubiquitin-protein ligase RZF1-like, with the translated sequence MASSAALPPNQNNHAAGVSGGEGYAANSGGSTAGRQPLTFWCHECDMSVTLLPSSSSSSSSSSPPHLLCPECRGEFLEEMELPASPPPRHDQTLTLTLSLSDSDSDSDDPDDVDGIGDSPDGDDRRRRRRALNQAYLRRLIRQLTAGEGRSLTLPLPVRGPSPAPQASIDALPSVQISNPSLLCAVCKDEFPLHSNARQLPCSHLYHSDCIVPWLSLHNSCPVCRFRLPSVDSSAAPAAADHRRPRMSVRFGSFFDDDDDDDDGDDGGGVLAIRTALHRIRRRHRQMLRARPSASAVGEASPTQMAQAETGSSGPATSGETVSSEWPVEGGGGSAGGRVDDEGDAVMSDIRVDLFD
- the LOC120112362 gene encoding DNA-3-methyladenine glycosylase-like; translated protein: MTTGRNPPRFKRTARKLGKKATAIKAGATGGGVRVGITAPPTAPPPPGASLVTRPRSLPAPAAILPQDFFLVDSLDLARRLLGKFLRRDEVVLQITEVEAYRPDDSACHGRFGITTRTAPVFGPGGHAYVYLCYGLHVMLNIVADKQGVGAAVLIRSCSPVSGLETIQERRGQMTDKPVLLTGPGKVGQALGITTAWSSHPLYTPGGLEVLDGPEPEKILIGPRVGIEYALPEHVGAPWRFAIAGSPWISAPKNTLRPP